The following coding sequences lie in one Streptomyces venezuelae genomic window:
- the ileS gene encoding isoleucine--tRNA ligase, whose translation MNTPPQYRQVPAQVDLPALEHAVLDFWREQKIFARSLEQSEGRPEWVFYEGPPTANGMPGAHHIEARVFKDVFPRFRTMRGYHVARKAGWDCHGLPVELAVEKELGFNGKKDIEAYGIAEFNAKCRESVTRHTDAFAELTTRMGYWVDLDDAYRTMNPEYVDSVWWSLKEIFNKDLLVQDHRVAPWCPRCGTGLSDHELAQGYETVVDPSVYVRFPLTSGPLAGEAALLVWTTTPWTLVSNTAVAAHPDVTYVVATDGEEKLVVAQPLVEKSLGEGWETTGETFTGAEMERWNYQRPFELVEFPAPAHYVVNAEYVTTEDGTGLVHQSPAFGEDDLKVCRAYGLPVVNPVRPDGTFEEDVPLVGGVFFKKADESLTKDLDDRGLLFKHIAYEHSYPHCWRCHTALLYYAQPSWYIRTTAIKDRLLQENEKTNWFPESVKHGRFGDWLTNNVDWALSRNRYWGTPLPIWRCEEDHLTCVGSRAELSDLTGTDQSDLDPHRPYIDAVTFPCPQEGCGTTATRVPEVIDAWYDSGSMPFAQWGYPHKNKELFESRYPAQFISEAIDQTRGWFYTLMAVGTLVFDKSSYENVVCLGHILAEDGRKMSKHLGNTLDPVPLMDQHGADAVRWFMAAGGSPWAARRVGHGTIQEVVRKTLLTYWNTVAFQALYARTSKWAPSAADPAPADRPLLDRWLLSELHALTDQVTQALESYDTQRAGKLLSVFVDNLSNWYVRRSRRRFWQGDKAALRTLHEVVETVTRLLAPLTPFITERVWQDLIVPVTPDAPESVHLSSWPEADLSAIDPDLSQQMVLVRRLVELGRATRAESGVKTRQPLSRALIAATGFESLNPELHAQITEELNVSSLASLSEVGGSLVDTTAKANFRALGKRFGKGVQAVAKAVAEADAAALSLALREGTASVEVDGETVTLAPDEVIITETPREGWSVASESGATVALDLEITDELRRAGLARDAIRLIQEARKNSGLDVADRIALRWTSPDDAVVTALSEHAELIADEVLATDFSQGEADDTYGEPFTDEPLKLTFRLRKA comes from the coding sequence TTGAATACGCCGCCGCAGTACCGTCAGGTGCCCGCCCAGGTCGACCTGCCCGCCCTCGAGCACGCCGTGCTCGACTTCTGGCGCGAGCAGAAGATCTTCGCCCGGAGCCTCGAACAGTCCGAGGGCCGCCCCGAGTGGGTGTTCTACGAAGGCCCGCCCACCGCCAACGGCATGCCGGGCGCCCACCACATCGAGGCCCGCGTCTTCAAGGACGTCTTCCCGCGCTTCCGCACGATGCGGGGCTACCACGTGGCCCGCAAGGCCGGCTGGGACTGCCACGGCCTCCCCGTCGAGCTCGCGGTCGAGAAGGAGCTCGGGTTCAACGGCAAGAAGGACATCGAGGCGTACGGCATCGCCGAGTTCAACGCCAAGTGCCGCGAGTCCGTGACCCGGCACACCGACGCCTTCGCCGAGCTCACGACCCGCATGGGGTACTGGGTCGACCTCGACGACGCGTACCGCACGATGAACCCCGAGTACGTCGACTCGGTCTGGTGGTCGCTGAAGGAGATCTTCAACAAGGACCTCCTCGTCCAGGACCACCGCGTCGCCCCCTGGTGCCCCCGCTGCGGCACCGGCCTCTCGGACCACGAGCTGGCGCAGGGGTACGAGACGGTCGTCGACCCCTCCGTCTACGTCCGTTTCCCCCTCACCTCCGGACCTCTCGCGGGCGAAGCCGCCCTCCTGGTCTGGACGACGACCCCGTGGACCCTCGTCTCGAACACCGCCGTCGCCGCGCACCCCGACGTCACCTACGTCGTCGCGACGGACGGCGAAGAGAAGCTGGTCGTCGCCCAGCCGCTCGTCGAGAAGTCCCTCGGCGAGGGATGGGAGACCACCGGCGAGACCTTCACCGGCGCCGAGATGGAGCGCTGGAACTACCAACGTCCCTTCGAGCTCGTGGAGTTCCCGGCCCCCGCGCACTACGTGGTGAACGCCGAGTACGTGACGACCGAGGACGGCACCGGTCTCGTCCACCAGTCCCCCGCCTTCGGTGAGGACGACCTCAAGGTCTGCCGTGCGTACGGCCTGCCGGTCGTCAACCCCGTCCGCCCGGACGGCACCTTCGAAGAGGACGTCCCGCTCGTCGGCGGTGTCTTCTTCAAGAAGGCCGACGAAAGCCTCACCAAGGACCTCGACGACCGCGGTCTGCTCTTCAAGCACATCGCCTACGAGCACAGCTACCCGCACTGCTGGCGCTGCCACACGGCCCTGCTCTACTACGCGCAGCCGTCCTGGTACATCCGCACCACGGCCATCAAGGACCGCCTCCTCCAGGAGAACGAGAAGACCAACTGGTTCCCGGAGTCGGTCAAGCACGGCCGCTTCGGCGACTGGCTGACCAACAACGTCGACTGGGCGCTGTCCCGCAACCGCTACTGGGGCACCCCGCTGCCCATCTGGCGCTGCGAGGAGGACCACCTCACCTGCGTCGGCTCCCGCGCCGAGCTCTCCGACCTGACGGGCACCGACCAGTCGGACCTGGACCCGCACCGCCCGTACATCGACGCGGTCACCTTCCCCTGCCCGCAGGAGGGCTGCGGAACGACCGCCACGCGCGTGCCCGAGGTCATCGACGCCTGGTACGACTCGGGCTCGATGCCGTTCGCGCAGTGGGGCTATCCGCACAAGAACAAGGAACTCTTCGAGAGCCGCTACCCCGCGCAGTTCATCTCGGAGGCCATCGACCAGACCCGCGGCTGGTTCTACACGCTGATGGCCGTCGGCACCCTGGTCTTCGACAAGTCGTCCTACGAGAACGTGGTCTGTCTCGGCCACATCCTCGCCGAGGACGGCCGCAAGATGTCCAAGCACCTGGGCAACACCCTGGACCCGGTCCCGCTCATGGACCAGCACGGCGCCGACGCGGTCCGCTGGTTCATGGCGGCCGGCGGCTCCCCCTGGGCGGCCCGCCGCGTGGGCCACGGCACCATCCAGGAGGTCGTCCGCAAGACCCTCCTCACGTACTGGAACACGGTCGCCTTCCAGGCGCTCTACGCCCGTACGTCGAAATGGGCGCCCAGCGCCGCCGACCCGGCGCCCGCCGACCGCCCGCTCCTGGACCGCTGGCTGCTCAGCGAGCTGCACGCGCTCACCGACCAGGTCACCCAGGCCCTGGAGAGCTACGACACCCAGCGCGCGGGCAAGCTCCTGTCCGTCTTCGTCGACAACCTCTCGAACTGGTACGTCCGCCGCTCCCGCCGCCGCTTCTGGCAGGGCGACAAGGCGGCGCTGCGCACCCTGCACGAGGTCGTCGAGACGGTCACGCGCCTGCTGGCCCCGCTGACGCCGTTCATCACGGAGCGTGTCTGGCAGGACCTGATCGTGCCGGTGACGCCCGACGCCCCGGAGTCGGTGCACCTGTCCAGCTGGCCGGAGGCGGATCTCTCCGCCATCGACCCGGACCTGTCCCAGCAGATGGTCCTCGTCCGCCGGCTCGTCGAGCTGGGCCGCGCCACACGCGCGGAGTCGGGCGTCAAGACCCGCCAGCCGCTGTCCCGCGCGCTGATCGCGGCGACGGGCTTCGAGTCCCTCAACCCGGAGCTGCACGCCCAGATCACCGAGGAGCTCAACGTCTCCTCGCTGGCGTCGCTCTCCGAGGTCGGCGGTTCACTGGTCGACACCACGGCCAAGGCGAACTTCCGTGCGCTCGGCAAGCGGTTCGGCAAGGGTGTCCAGGCGGTCGCCAAGGCCGTCGCCGAGGCCGACGCCGCCGCGCTGTCCCTCGCCCTGCGCGAGGGCACGGCCTCCGTGGAGGTCGACGGCGAGACGGTGACACTGGCCCCGGACGAGGTCATCATCACGGAGACCCCGCGCGAGGGCTGGTCGGTGGCGTCCGAGTCCGGCGCCACGGTCGCCCTCGACCTGGAGATCACCGACGAGCTGCGCCGGGCAGGACTGGCCCGCGATGCGATCCGTCTGATCCAGGAGGCCCGCAAGAACAGCGGTCTGGACGTCGCGGACCGGATCGCCCTGCGCTGGACCTCCCCGGACGATGCGGTCGTCACCGCCCTCTCCGAGCACGCCGAGCTCATCGCGGACGAGGTCCTCGCGACCGACTTCTCCCAGGGCGAGGCGGACGACACCTACGGAGAGCCGTTCACCGACGAGCCCCTGAAGCTGACCTTCCGCCTCCGCAAGGCGTAA